The Candidatus Binatia bacterium sequence GCGGTACGCACCGCGGTAGAAGACGCGGAACATGTGCGCAAACACCAGGAAGACCATCGCGTGCGCGGACCAGCGATGCAGGTTGCGGAGAAACACGCCGGAGGAGACGACGAACTGGAGGTCTTTCATGTCGGCGTACGCCTGCGGGACCGACGGGTGGTAATAGAGCATCAGCAGGATGCCGGTGATGAACAGGATCGCGAAGCAGCCGAAGGTCAGCGTACCCAGGTACCAGGTGACACCGAGGTCGAGCGAGCGGCGCCGCGTCTTGGCCGAGAACAGATGCAGAAAGATGTTCTGCTGGATGGCGAGCACGTTGTGCAGCCGGCTGGCGCCCTGTCCGCCGCGAAACACCGAGCGCCAAACGCGGGTTCCGCGCAGCG is a genomic window containing:
- a CDS encoding DUF4405 domain-containing protein — its product is MAKTLDHYIDTLRGTRVWRSVFRGGQGASRLHNVLAIQQNIFLHLFSAKTRRRSLDLGVTWYLGTLTFGCFAILFITGILLMLYYHPSVPQAYADMKDLQFVVSSGVFLRNLHRWSAHAMVFLVFAHMFRVFYRGAYR